One Oreochromis niloticus isolate F11D_XX linkage group LG16, O_niloticus_UMD_NMBU, whole genome shotgun sequence genomic window carries:
- the popdc2 gene encoding popeye domain-containing 2 isoform X2, translated as MSADNSSLLDSLLFPPLCDGWSNNTEGAIYQLGNTILFLGYMGGSGAYGCLFIFGFLCPGFLCLLLWGLLTVCGLDVFTWNLLLLLVCLLQLCHLLYRLHQEGIRGEELASLYQAVYLPLGVPVQVFKEIAKAFENKVLELKAGETYAVEGKTPIDQLSFLLSGRINVSLEGQFLHYIHRHQFLDSPEWESLRPNEEGKFQVTLTAEEDSRYISWRRRRLYMLISKDRYIARLFSVMLGHDIAEKLYNLNNKLYIKSGVLLDIRLPSLYHVLAPASQGSEGGSGSDGGPAREQQTEQQCQDPELTYQMPDRPKPQPLQPKPQGPMKTAVDEPLHDPYHPSWAFDPELPIGGDGNLPPRFQRVRAPLAPTETPKL; from the exons ATGAGTGCAGACAACTCTAGCCTGCTGGACAGCCTGCTCTTTCCCCCTCTCTGCGATGGCTGGAGCAACAACACAGAGGGAGCCATCTACCAGTTGGGTAACACCATCCTCTTTCTGGGCTACATGGGAGGAAGCGGGGCCTACGGGTGCCTCTTCATCTTCGGCTTCCTTTGTCCCGGTTTCCTGTGTCTCCTTCTGTGGGGATTGCTTACAGTGTGCGGCCTGGATGTCTTCACCTGGAACCTGCTTCTACTACTGGTCTGCTTGCTTCAGCTCTGTCACCTCCTTTACCGGCTGCACCAGGAGGGCATACGAGGTGAGGAGCTGGCCTCCCTCTACCAGGCGGTCTACCTGCCCCTGGGCGTGCCTGTCCAGGTGTTCAAGGAGATTGCAAAGGCTTTTGAGAACAAGGTGCTGGAGCTGAAAGCAGGAGAGACTTATGCTGTGGAGGGAAAGACCCCCATTGACCAGCTCTCCTTTCTGCTTTCTGGAAG GATCAACGTGTCTTTGGAGGGCCAGTTTCTGCATTACATCCACCGACACCAGTTCCTCGACTCTCCCGAGTGGGAGTCTCTGAGACCAAACGAGGAGGGAAAGTTCCAG GTGACCCTGACAGCAGAGGAAGATTCCCGTTACATCTCATGGCGTCGCCGCCGCCTCTACATGCTGATATCAAAGGATCGCTACATCGCCCGTCTCTTCTCTGTAATGCTGGGACACGACATTGCCGAAAAGCTCTACAACCTTAACAACAAGCTCTACATCAAAAGTGGCGTGCTGTTGGACATCCGCCTGCCAAGCCTCTACCACGTGCTAGCTCCTGCCTCACAGGGCAGTGAGGGTGGCAGCGGCAGCGatggaggccctgccagggagCAACAAACTGAACAGCAGTGCCAAGACCCAGAGCTCACCTACCAGATGCCTGACAGACCTAAACCTCAGCCTCTCCAGCCTAAACCTCAGGGACCAATGAAGACAGCCGTGGATGAACCCTTGCATGACCCTTATCACCCTTCCTGGGCGTTTGACCCGGAGCTGCCCATTG
- the popdc2 gene encoding popeye domain-containing 2 isoform X1, protein MSADNSSLLDSLLFPPLCDGWSNNTEGAIYQLGNTILFLGYMGGSGAYGCLFIFGFLCPGFLCLLLWGLLTVCGLDVFTWNLLLLLVCLLQLCHLLYRLHQEGIRGEELASLYQAVYLPLGVPVQVFKEIAKAFENKVLELKAGETYAVEGKTPIDQLSFLLSGRINVSLEGQFLHYIHRHQFLDSPEWESLRPNEEGKFQVTLTAEEDSRYISWRRRRLYMLISKDRYIARLFSVMLGHDIAEKLYNLNNKLYIKSGVLLDIRLPSLYHVLAPASQGSEGGSGSDGGPAREQQTEQQCQDPELTYQMPDRPKPQPLQPKPQGPMKTAVDEPLHDPYHPSWAFDPELPIGEDSTSLVLEDFADVAGSLTDYGSEREYLR, encoded by the exons ATGAGTGCAGACAACTCTAGCCTGCTGGACAGCCTGCTCTTTCCCCCTCTCTGCGATGGCTGGAGCAACAACACAGAGGGAGCCATCTACCAGTTGGGTAACACCATCCTCTTTCTGGGCTACATGGGAGGAAGCGGGGCCTACGGGTGCCTCTTCATCTTCGGCTTCCTTTGTCCCGGTTTCCTGTGTCTCCTTCTGTGGGGATTGCTTACAGTGTGCGGCCTGGATGTCTTCACCTGGAACCTGCTTCTACTACTGGTCTGCTTGCTTCAGCTCTGTCACCTCCTTTACCGGCTGCACCAGGAGGGCATACGAGGTGAGGAGCTGGCCTCCCTCTACCAGGCGGTCTACCTGCCCCTGGGCGTGCCTGTCCAGGTGTTCAAGGAGATTGCAAAGGCTTTTGAGAACAAGGTGCTGGAGCTGAAAGCAGGAGAGACTTATGCTGTGGAGGGAAAGACCCCCATTGACCAGCTCTCCTTTCTGCTTTCTGGAAG GATCAACGTGTCTTTGGAGGGCCAGTTTCTGCATTACATCCACCGACACCAGTTCCTCGACTCTCCCGAGTGGGAGTCTCTGAGACCAAACGAGGAGGGAAAGTTCCAG GTGACCCTGACAGCAGAGGAAGATTCCCGTTACATCTCATGGCGTCGCCGCCGCCTCTACATGCTGATATCAAAGGATCGCTACATCGCCCGTCTCTTCTCTGTAATGCTGGGACACGACATTGCCGAAAAGCTCTACAACCTTAACAACAAGCTCTACATCAAAAGTGGCGTGCTGTTGGACATCCGCCTGCCAAGCCTCTACCACGTGCTAGCTCCTGCCTCACAGGGCAGTGAGGGTGGCAGCGGCAGCGatggaggccctgccagggagCAACAAACTGAACAGCAGTGCCAAGACCCAGAGCTCACCTACCAGATGCCTGACAGACCTAAACCTCAGCCTCTCCAGCCTAAACCTCAGGGACCAATGAAGACAGCCGTGGATGAACCCTTGCATGACCCTTATCACCCTTCCTGGGCGTTTGACCCGGAGCTGCCCATTGGTGAGGACTCCACCAGCCTGGTCCTGGAGGACTTTGCTGATGTGGCGGGCTCCTTAACGGATTATGGCAGTGAGAGGGAATATTTGAGGTAG